Proteins from one Ipomoea triloba cultivar NCNSP0323 chromosome 1, ASM357664v1 genomic window:
- the LOC116002705 gene encoding uncharacterized protein LOC116002705 has translation MVQSQTPYQVPNRQPNTANRGNQRGRGGRGGAPRRAAAETEHTVVRGRTYGKQISTTVVHHQTDIPESSCRNDMDVELLGDPPDIPRGAASKSFKRTLSYFCRKFHPDVVCLFEPKVSGTHANRICSSFGFEDWIRVEAVGFSGGIWVKDGLSSPWVFSAVYGSPNLPLRKKLFTDLSANISDPHSCWLICGDFNSVTNRDEVSNTESFMSSRCADFVDWISREGLIDLGFEGPKFTWTRGKNTTSYKAARLDRALCNGEWKLRFPNAKVEHLPRLNSDHIPLLISCNPATTSYECKKFIFNFAWTIHKDFRSCVRDSWLPNRDLEDNKTAMAVALIEWNKRSFGNIFQRKKRLMARLKGIQTHLSLHVRQDLINLEKKLSKELEITLHQEELVWFQ, from the exons ATGGTCCAAAGTCAGACCCCTTACCAGGTTCCGAACAGACAACCTAATACGGCAAACCGAGGTAATCAAAGGGGGAGAGGCGGCAGAGGAGGAGCCCCAAGAAGGGCAGCAGCAGAAACAGAGCACACGGTTGTCAGGGGACGCACTTATGGCAAACAAATCTCTACCACGGTTGTCCACCATCAGACCGACATCCCGGAGTCATCGTGCAGGAATGACATGGACGTCGAACTCCTCGGTGACCCACCCGATATCCCCAGA GGTGCCGCTTCCAAATCGTTCAAGCGCACCCTATCTTATTTTTGTCGTAAATTTCACCCTGATGTGGTTTGTCTCTTTGAGCCAAAAGTTTCAGGCACACATGCTAATAGGATTTGCAGCAGCTTTGGTTTCGAAGATTGGATTCGAGTGGAAGCTGTTGGATTCTCCGGCGGCATATGG GTTAAAGATGGTCTATCCTCACCCTGGGTGTTTTCTGCAGTATATGGTAGCCCAAATCTCCCTTTGCGCAAAAAATTATTCACTGACCTGTCTGCTAACATTTCTGACCCCCACTCCTGCTGGCTTATTTGTGGAGATTTTAACTCTGTTACCAATAGGGACGAAGTTAGCAATACCGAGAGCTTCATGTCATCTAGATGTGCAGATTTTGTAGATTGGATCTCTAGGGAAGGCCTAATCGATCTAGGGTTTGAAGGGCCAAAATTCACATGGACAAGAGGCAAGAATACGACATCATATAAAGCCGCTAGACTTGATCGGGCCTTATGCAATGGCGAATGGAAATTGAGGTTCCCTAACGCAAAAGTCGAGCATCTCCCAAGGTTAAACTCGGACCACATACCGCTGTTAATCTCCTGCAACCCGGCCACAACCTCATACGAGTGTAAgaaattcatatttaatttcGCTTGGACAATCCATAAGGACTTTCGCAGTTGTGTCCGTGACTCATGGCTACCTAATAGAGATCTGGAAGATAACAAGACGGCAATGGCAGTCGCACTAATAGAATGGAACAAGAGAAGCTTTGGGAACATTTTTCAGAGAAAGAAACGACTTATGGCCAGGCTAAAAGGAATTCAAACTCATTTATCGCTTCATGTTAGACAGGATCTTATCAATCTTGAAAAGAAGCTGAGCAAAGAACTGGAAATTACACTTCACCAAGAAGAGCTGGTCTGGTTCCAGTGA